One Cucurbita pepo subsp. pepo cultivar mu-cu-16 chromosome LG20, ASM280686v2, whole genome shotgun sequence genomic window carries:
- the LOC111783330 gene encoding probable aspartyl protease At4g16563 yields the protein MASIVAKSFFVLVLVLVLVSGEAMGQTLANPKTKFLKDSLVLGLVHSRTSLLTPKRGYNSLSRKRIKPMEMGNDDVIEPLREIRDGYLMSLTLGTPPQVIQVYMDTGSDLTWVPCGNLSFDCQDCDEYQNNVLGPKLAAFLPTHSSTSIRDTCGSSFCIDIHSSDNPFDPCTIAGCSLATLVKGTCPRPCPSFSYTYGASGLVIGTLTKDVIFIHGNSPNSSRKIPKFCFGCVGATYREPIGIAGFGRGLLSLPYQLGFSHKGFSHCFLPFKFSNNPNFSSPLILGNLAISSKEHLKFTPLLKSPFYPNYYYIGLESITIGNGENYSRFGVSLQLREIDTKGNGGILIDSGTTYTHLPEPLYSQLISNLESLISYPRAKEHELNTGFDLCYKVPYKNNTFFSDEFELPSITFHFLNNVSVVLPQGNSFYAMAAPSNSTVVKCLLFQSMDGDGDGPAGIFGSFQQQNLEVVYDLEKERLGFEGMDCASVAVSQGLHKKE from the coding sequence ATGGCTTCAATTGTAGCTAAGAGCTTTTTCGTTCTCGTTCTTGTTCTCGTTCTGGTCTCCGGCGAAGCTATGGGACAAACCCTAGCAAACCCTAAAACCAAATTCCTTAAAGATTCTCTAGTTCTTGGCCTTGTTCATTCAAGAACTTCCCTCCTAACCCCAAAAAGAGGCTATAATTCCCTTTCAAGGAAGAGAATTAAGCCAATGGAAATGGGTAATGATGATGTTATAGAGCCATTGAGGGAAATTAGGGATGGTTATTTGATGTCCTTAACATTAGGGACACCCCCACAAGTTATTCAAGTGTATATGGACACTGGAAGTGACCTTACATGGGTACCTTGTGGGAACCTCTCATTTGATTGCCAAGATTGTGATGAGTATCAAAACAATGTTTTAGGTCCAAAATTGGCTGCTTTTTTGCCTACCCATTCTTCTACTTCCATTAGAGACACTTGTGGGAGCTCCTTTTGCATTGATATCCATAGCTCTGATAACCCTTTTGACCCTTGCACAATTGCTGGCTGTTCCCTTGCTACCCTTGTAAAGGGCACTTGCCCTAGGCCATGCCCTTCATTCTCTTACACTTATGGGGCTAGTGGCCTTGTAATTGGAACCCTAACTAAAGATGTCATTTTTATCCATGGAAATTCCCCAAATTCCTCAAGAAAAATCCCTAAATTTTGCTTTGGATGTGTTGGTGCCACTTATAGAGAGCCCATTGGTATTGCTGGCTTTGGTAGAGGCCTTCTTTCTTTACCTTATCAATTAGGGTTTTCTCATAAGGGCTTCTCTCATTGTTTCTTGCCctttaaattctcaaataaCCCTAATTTTTCAAGCCCTTTGATTCTTGGTAATCTTGCTATTTCTTCTAAAGAACATTTGAAATTCACCCCTTTGTTGAAAAGTCCATTTTACCctaattattactatattGGGCTCGAGTCAATCACTATTGGAAATGGTGAAAATTACTCTAGATTTggagtttctttgcaattgaGAGAGATTGACACAAAGGGTAATGGTGGAATTTTGATTGATTCTGGTACTACTTATACTCATTTACCAGAACCATTATATTCACAGCTTATTTCAAATCTTGAGTCATTAATAAGCTATCCAAGAGCTAAAGAACATGAACTCAATACTGGGTTTGATCTTTGTTACAAAGTTCCTTATAAAAACAACACCTTTTTTAGTGATGAATTTGAGCTTCCTTCTataacatttcattttttaaacaatgttAGTGTTGTTTTGCCTCAAGGGAACAGTTTTTATGCCATGGCTGCTCCTAGTAACTCCACTGTTGTGAAATGCTTGCTGTTTCAAAGCATGGACGGCGACGGAGACGGGCCGGCGGGCATTTTCGGGAGCTTTCAACAGCAAAATTTGGAGGTTGTTTATGATTTGGAGAAGGAAAGATTAGGGTTTGAAGGAATGGATTGTGCTTCTGTTGCTGTGTCTCAAGGACTTCATAAGaaggaatga
- the LOC111782831 gene encoding regulatory protein NPR3 isoform X2 yields MNELLPYGKVGHEAFLVLLSYLYTGKLKPSPADVSSCVDSSCAHDACGPAIDFAVQLTYASSIFQIPEMVSLFQRHLSNYVVKTLVENVIQILVVAFRCQLSPLVTQCIDRIARSDLDCVSLEKGLPYEVAESIKMVRLKLQSDDEQSLVPDSPLDKRIKRICQALDSDDVELLKLLLSESDVTLDEANALHYAAAYCDPKTLSEVLNLDLADVNLRNSRGYTVLHLAAMRKDPSVIISLLNKGARAFELTLDGRTAANICQRLTRPKDYYAKTEKGQEANKDRLCIDILEREMWRIPTSDSSILSLTMADDVHMKLIYLENRVAFARLLFPSEARVAMDIANVDTTSEFVGLSMPKGSNKNLREVDLNETPSVQNKRFLSRMQALLKTVETGRRYFPNCSEALDKFMGDGLPDLFYLENGTAEEQRIKRKRFRELKNDVQKAFDKDKAAKINRSGSPSSSSTSLKDDANPYKVRTQ; encoded by the exons ATGAATGAGTTGTTGCCTTATGGCAAGGTTGGACATGAAGCCTTCTTGGTATTGTTGAGTTACTTGTATACTGGAAAGTTGAAGCCATCTCCTGCAGATGTGTCGAGTTGTGTCGACAGTTCGTGTGCTCATGATGCTTGTGGACCTGCTATTGATTTTGCTGTGCAATTGACATATGCATCTTCTATATTTCAAATACCAGAGATGGTTTCGTTGTTTCAG CGACACCTATCTAACTATGTTGTGAAGACTTTGGTGGAAAATGTCATCCAAATCCTAGTGGTAGCTTTCCGCTGCCAATTGAGTCCTCTTGTCACTCAATGCATTGACAGAATAGCTCGATCTGATCTCGACTGTGTTTCTCTCGAGAAAGGACTTCCATATGAGGTTGCTGAAAGCATTAAAATGGTTCGGCTTAAGCTTCAGAGTGATGATGAGCAAAGTCTTGTTCCTGATAGTCCTCTTGATAAGAGAATCAAGAGAATATGCCAGGCATTAGATTCAGATGATGTTGAACTCTTGAAACTTCTTTTATCTGAATCAGATGTAACACTGGATGAAGCCAACGCCTTGCATTACGCTGCAGCGTACTGCGATCCCAAGACTCTATCTGAGGTTCTTAATTTGGATTTAGCTGATGTAAACCTCCGAAATTCACGTGGTTATACTGTACTCCATCTTGCTGCGATGCGTAAGGATCCGTCTGTGATAATATCGCTTCTTAACAAGGGAGCTCGAGCATTTGAATTGACCCTGGATGGTCGGACTGCTGCAAATATCTGTCAAAGGTTAACAAGACCAAAAGATTATTATGCTAAAACAGAGAAAGGGCAGGAAGCAAACAAAGACCGTTTGTGCATTGacattttagagagagaaatgtgGAGGATTCCAACTTCAGATTCATCCATTCTTTCCTTGACGATGGCTGATGATGTGCACATGAAGTTGATTTACCTGGAAAACAGAG TAGCATTTGCACGATTACTCTTCCCATCGGAGGCCAGGGTAGCTATGGACATTGCAAATGTTGATACAACTTCTGAGTTTGTTGGTCTTTCTATGCCCAAAGGTTCAAATAAGAATCTGAGGGAAGTTGATTTAAATGAAACACCAAGTGTGCAGAACAAGAGATTTCTTTCCAGAATGCAGGCCCTTTTGAAAACAG TGGAAACGGGTAGACGCTACTTTCCTAACTGCTCAGAAGCACTGGATAAGTTCATGGGAGATGGCCTTCCTGACCTATTCTACCTTGAGAATGGCACTGCTGAGGAGCAACGGATTAAGCGGAAGCGTTTCAGGGAGCTTAAAAACGATGTTCAGAAGGCATTTGATAAAGATAAAGCTGCAAAGATTAACCGATCTGGGTCTCCATCGTCGTCCTCAACATCATTGAAGGATGATGCCAACCCCTACAAGGTCAGGACACAGTAA
- the LOC111783146 gene encoding ras-related protein RABF2b-like yields MVMALAGNKSDMLDSRSVAAEDAQTYAQENGLFFMETSAKSAANVNDIFYEIAKRLPRVQPVQNTPGMVLDRPAERVASTSCCS; encoded by the exons ATGGTCATGGCTTTAGCTGGGAATAAATCAGATATGTTGGATTCTAGGAGTGTTGCTGCAGAG GACGCTCAAACGTATGCGCAGGAGAATGGCCTTTTCTTCATGGAAACCTCTGCAAAAAGTGCTGCTAATGTCAATGATATCTTCTATGAAATAG CAAAGAGATTACCACGAGTGCAACCGGTACAGAATACACCAGGGATGGTTCTAGACAGACCTGCTGAAAGGGTTGCAAGCACGTCGTGTTGCTCGTAG
- the LOC111782831 gene encoding regulatory protein NPR3 isoform X1, which yields MADSYEPSSSLSFTSSSYTNGSQSCNMSTSSASDPVPSLEVISLNKLSSNLAQLLIDDGCDYTDAAIVVEGVPVGIHRCILAARSRFFHDLFREKASIKDGKPQYCMNELLPYGKVGHEAFLVLLSYLYTGKLKPSPADVSSCVDSSCAHDACGPAIDFAVQLTYASSIFQIPEMVSLFQRHLSNYVVKTLVENVIQILVVAFRCQLSPLVTQCIDRIARSDLDCVSLEKGLPYEVAESIKMVRLKLQSDDEQSLVPDSPLDKRIKRICQALDSDDVELLKLLLSESDVTLDEANALHYAAAYCDPKTLSEVLNLDLADVNLRNSRGYTVLHLAAMRKDPSVIISLLNKGARAFELTLDGRTAANICQRLTRPKDYYAKTEKGQEANKDRLCIDILEREMWRIPTSDSSILSLTMADDVHMKLIYLENRVAFARLLFPSEARVAMDIANVDTTSEFVGLSMPKGSNKNLREVDLNETPSVQNKRFLSRMQALLKTVETGRRYFPNCSEALDKFMGDGLPDLFYLENGTAEEQRIKRKRFRELKNDVQKAFDKDKAAKINRSGSPSSSSTSLKDDANPYKVRTQ from the exons ATGGCTGATTCATATGAACCATCATCATCTTTGAGCTTCACTTCATCTTCATATACAAATGGGTCACAGAGTTGTAACATGTCCACTTCTTCTGCCTCTGATCCAGTGCCTAGTCTTGAAGTGATCAGTTTAAATAAGCTTAGCTCTAATTTGGCTCAGCTTTTGATTGATGATGGTTGTGATTATACTGATGCGGCTATTGTAGTTGAGGGTGTTCCTGTTGGTATTCACCGTTGTATTTTGGCTGCTAGGAGTAGGTTTTTCCATGACCTTTTTCGAGAAAAAGCGTCGATAAAAGATGGCAAACCGCAGTACTGTATGAATGAGTTGTTGCCTTATGGCAAGGTTGGACATGAAGCCTTCTTGGTATTGTTGAGTTACTTGTATACTGGAAAGTTGAAGCCATCTCCTGCAGATGTGTCGAGTTGTGTCGACAGTTCGTGTGCTCATGATGCTTGTGGACCTGCTATTGATTTTGCTGTGCAATTGACATATGCATCTTCTATATTTCAAATACCAGAGATGGTTTCGTTGTTTCAG CGACACCTATCTAACTATGTTGTGAAGACTTTGGTGGAAAATGTCATCCAAATCCTAGTGGTAGCTTTCCGCTGCCAATTGAGTCCTCTTGTCACTCAATGCATTGACAGAATAGCTCGATCTGATCTCGACTGTGTTTCTCTCGAGAAAGGACTTCCATATGAGGTTGCTGAAAGCATTAAAATGGTTCGGCTTAAGCTTCAGAGTGATGATGAGCAAAGTCTTGTTCCTGATAGTCCTCTTGATAAGAGAATCAAGAGAATATGCCAGGCATTAGATTCAGATGATGTTGAACTCTTGAAACTTCTTTTATCTGAATCAGATGTAACACTGGATGAAGCCAACGCCTTGCATTACGCTGCAGCGTACTGCGATCCCAAGACTCTATCTGAGGTTCTTAATTTGGATTTAGCTGATGTAAACCTCCGAAATTCACGTGGTTATACTGTACTCCATCTTGCTGCGATGCGTAAGGATCCGTCTGTGATAATATCGCTTCTTAACAAGGGAGCTCGAGCATTTGAATTGACCCTGGATGGTCGGACTGCTGCAAATATCTGTCAAAGGTTAACAAGACCAAAAGATTATTATGCTAAAACAGAGAAAGGGCAGGAAGCAAACAAAGACCGTTTGTGCATTGacattttagagagagaaatgtgGAGGATTCCAACTTCAGATTCATCCATTCTTTCCTTGACGATGGCTGATGATGTGCACATGAAGTTGATTTACCTGGAAAACAGAG TAGCATTTGCACGATTACTCTTCCCATCGGAGGCCAGGGTAGCTATGGACATTGCAAATGTTGATACAACTTCTGAGTTTGTTGGTCTTTCTATGCCCAAAGGTTCAAATAAGAATCTGAGGGAAGTTGATTTAAATGAAACACCAAGTGTGCAGAACAAGAGATTTCTTTCCAGAATGCAGGCCCTTTTGAAAACAG TGGAAACGGGTAGACGCTACTTTCCTAACTGCTCAGAAGCACTGGATAAGTTCATGGGAGATGGCCTTCCTGACCTATTCTACCTTGAGAATGGCACTGCTGAGGAGCAACGGATTAAGCGGAAGCGTTTCAGGGAGCTTAAAAACGATGTTCAGAAGGCATTTGATAAAGATAAAGCTGCAAAGATTAACCGATCTGGGTCTCCATCGTCGTCCTCAACATCATTGAAGGATGATGCCAACCCCTACAAGGTCAGGACACAGTAA
- the LOC111783097 gene encoding transmembrane protein 56-like: MAMSLKTVMAIKSYQSQADALVENYLLADRLIPYTSVLGGILACKLVYDLTQVVSNFYFKSYLGLTKIQRVEWNNRGMSTIHAIYISIMSLYFVFWSDLFSDQRHAGLVTFQSSTLSTFVLGISVGYFLADLGLIVWLYPSLGGMEYVVHHSLSGLAVAYSVFSGEGQLYTYMVLISEITTPEINMRWYLDTAGMKRSCAYLINGVVIFFAWLVARILLFGYTFYHVYLHYDQVIKMHAIGYLLVFGVPTVLGMMNLMWFGKIGKGLMKTISKR, encoded by the exons ATGGCAATGTCTTTGAAGACCGTAATGGCTATTAAATCTTACCAAAGTCAAGCTGATGCATTAGTAGAGAACTACTTATTAGCAGACCGTTTGATCCCGTACACCTCTGTCCTTGGAGGCATACTTGCTTGTAAATTG GTCTATGATCTTACTCAAGTAGTTAGTAATTTTTACTTCAAGAGTTATCTGGGTCTTACGAAAATCCAACGAGTCGAGTGGAATAACCG CGGCATGTCCACTATTCATGCAATCTATATCTCAATTATGTCATTGTACTTCGTTTTCTGGTCAGATCTCTTCTCTGACCAGCGTCATGCTGGCCTCGTTACCTTTCAAAGTTCAACGTTGTCTACTTTCGTATTGGGG atttcAGTTGGATACTTCTTGGCTGATCTTGGATTGATTGTTTGGCTGTATCCTTCTTTAGGTGGGATGGAGTAT GTGGTCCACCACTCTCTTTCTGGACTAGCAGTAGCATATTCTGTTTTTTCTGGAGAAGGGCAACTCTACACGTACATGGTTCTCATCTCGGAGATTACGACTCCTGAGATTAATATGAGATG GTATCTTGACACAGCTGGTATGAAGAGGTCCTGTGCATATCTGATTAATGGCGTTGTAATATTTTTTGCATGGCTG GTTGCTCGCATACTGCTGTTTGGTTACACATTCTATCATGTTTACCTGCACTATGATCAG GTAATTAAGATGCATGCAATCGGATACCTTTTGGTATTCGGTGTGCCAACCGTGCTTGGTATGATGAACTTGATGTGGTTCGGAAAGATCGGCAAGGGCTTAATGAAAACGATATCAAAGAGGTGA
- the LOC111782830 gene encoding transcription termination factor MTEF18, mitochondrial-like, with product MLILRYHKRVLKFSKMITQLNHLLFFAPVLSEKTITQAHNPSFVSFKSRLFCNYGFDIHPRASLIESPQSPTTGGRVSRYARTEAQKVLFDYLHCTRSLGFADAEHISKNSPHFLQNLIMKLDSEKDVARSLRKYLRYNPINEFEPFFESLGLPPSELPLFLPRRLMFLSDDHLMLENFHVLCNYGIPRSKMGKMYKEAREIFAYDYGLLASKLRAYEDLGLGMGTLIKLVSCCPSLLIGQIKMEFIKVLEKLSKLGIEEDWIGGYISHKSTYNWNRLVDTLDFLAKVGYTEIQMHDLFKSNPSLLLEDSGKKVYVLFVRLVKLGLKMDEAYSIYKQNPVILSGKYVKNILRAVDFLFDIGLGTEDIAGIVSHQILLLGSCTLKGPKTVCKELKVGKEGLCLIIRDDPSKLFTLASKSKLKSSEQASCQNPAKEMEKTTFLLKLGYVENSDELAKASKQFRGRGDQLQERFDCLVNAGLDCHVVTNIVRHAPMVLNQSKDVIQEKIDCLRNCLGYPLHTIAAFPVYLCYNMERINTRFSMYRWLRDKGAAKPNLSLSTVLACSDARFVKYFVDVHPEGPSMWESCKKHGLHNHS from the coding sequence ATGCTAATTCTTCGATATCACAAACGGGTATTGAAATTTTCCAAAATGATTACCCAGCTCAATCACTTGCTGTTCTTTGCGCCTGTTCTATCTGAAAAAACTATTACTCAAGCTCATAATCCGTCTTTTGTTAGCTTTAAATCTCGATTGTTTTGCAATTATGGATTTGATATTCATCCCAGAGCGTCCCTTATAGAATCACCGCAATCGCCCACTACAGGTGGCCGAGTGTCTCGGTATGCAAGAACAGAGGCCCAGAAAGTGTTATTTGACTATCTGCATTGTACTAGGAGCCTCGGCTTTGCAGATGCTGAACATATAAGCAAGAACTCgcctcattttcttcaaaatttgatcATGAAACTTGACAGCGAAAAAGATGTGGCTAGGTCTCTCAGAAAGTATCTTAGATACAATCCCATCAATGAATTCGAGCCATTCTTTGAAAGCCTGGGACTACCCCCATCAGAGCTCCCCTTGTTTCTTCCACGACGCTTGATGTTTTTGAGTGATGATCATCTTATGCTTGAAAACTTCCATGTTTTGTGCAATTATGGTATCCCGCGTAGCAAGATGGGCAAAATGTATAAGGAAGCAAGAGAAATATTTGCTTATGATTATGGTCTATTAGCCTCAAAACTTAGAGCTTATGAGGATTTAGGTCTTGGAATGGGCACACTTATTAAGCTTGTTAGTTGCTGCCCTTCACTTTTGATTGGTCAGATCAAAATGGAGTTCATCAAAGTTCTGGAGAAGCTAAGTAAATTAGGTATTGAAGAAGATTGGATTGGAGGATATATATCTCATAAAAGTACCTATAATTGGAATAGACTGGTTGACACTCTGGACTTTCTAGCTAAAGTAGGTTATACAGAGATACAGATGCACGATCTGTTTAAATCAAATCCCTCATTGCTGCTTGAAGATTCTGGGAAGAAAGTGTATGTATTATTCGTTCGATTAGTCAAGTTGGGTCTTAAGATGGACGAAGCTTATTCgatttataaacaaaacccTGTAATTTTGTCTGGGAAGTATGTTAAAAACATTCTGAGAGCAGTAGATTTTCTCTTTGATATCGGGTTGGGAACAGAGGACATTGCAGGTATAGTATCTCATCAAATTCTGTTACTTGGTTCGTGTACTCTGAAAGGGCCGAAAACTGTCTGTAAAGAACTAAAAGTCGGAAAAGAAGGTTTATGTCTGATCATTCGAGACGACCCGTCCAAGCTGTTTACCTTGGCTTCCAAATCAAAGCTAAAAAGCAGTGAACAGGCTTCTTGCCAAAACCCCGCCAAAGAGATGGAGAAGACTACATTCCTGCTGAAGTTGGGATACGTCGAAAACTCAGATGAGTTGGCAAAGGCGTCGAAACAGTTTCGGGGTCGGGGAGATCAATTACAGGAGAGATTTGATTGCCTGGTAAATGCTGGTTTGGACTGTCATGTGGTGACAAATATAGTCAGACATGCGCCCATGGTTCTAAACCAGAGCAAAGATGTAATCCAAGAGAAGATTGATTGCTTAAGAAACTGTTTAGGTTACCCCTTGCATACAATAGCGGCATTCCCAGTTTATTTATGTTACAACATGGAGAGAATAAACACAAGATTTTCAATGTATAGATGGTTAAGGGATAAGGGTGCTGCAAAACCCAACTTATCATTGAGCACTGTCTTGGCTTGTTCTGATGCAagatttgtaaaatattttgtggATGTTCATCCAGAAGGCCCCTCCATGTGGGAAAGTTGTAAAAAACATGGTCTCCATAATCATAGTTAA